In one window of Porites lutea chromosome 8, jaPorLute2.1, whole genome shotgun sequence DNA:
- the LOC140946855 gene encoding uncharacterized protein isoform X1 has protein sequence MEKVTLWSDHIVRHFWHCCSLASEVEGNELEALKILKDTWISLLHHVCNQHEWADGHCDHKPITEENHQLPWFDRRSKEFEALQKIILDPDLLESFKYYTRFRHTGALERANSLSLMYASKRISYTKKVYKARKQLAAIDWNYHLDIPEQEDVLGEVAVTRKYNQRTKSWNVKIVKQAKDYGYIWMLLAKVFRLRVEDNENMQRAVPMEADDPRRIAPSIAVVPPPPSSELFIQPSSRFKKN, from the exons ATGGAAAAAGTGACCCTTTGGTCTGACCACATTGTTAGACACTTTTGGCACTGTTGCAGTCTGGCATCTGAAGTGGAAGGCAATGAGCTAGAAGCTCTGAAGATATTGAAG GATACCTGGATCTCACTATTACACCATGTGTGCAATCAACATGAGTGGGCTGATGGCCATTGTGACCACAAGCCAATCACTGAGGAAAACCACCAGCTTCCATGGTTTGACAGGAGATCCAAAGAGTTTGAGGCACTGCAAAAAATTATCCTGGATCCTGACCTTCTTGAAAGTTTCAAGTACTACACCAGATTCAG GCATACAGGCGCATTAGAACGAGCCAACTCTCTGTCATTGATGTATGCCAGCAAGAGAATTTCCTACACG AAGAAAGTCTACAAAGCAAGAAAACAACTAGCTGCCATTGACTGGAACTATCACCTCGATATTCCTGAACAAGAAGATGTGCTAGGCGAGGTTGCTGTGACCCGGAAGTACAACCAAAGAACAAAGAGTTGGAATGTGAAAATTGTAAAGCAGGCCAAAGACTATGGTTATATTTGGATGCTTCTGGCTAAAGTGTTTCGTCTACGTGTGGAGGATAATGAAAATATGCAGAGGGCGGTCCCAATGGAAGCTGATGACCCAAGGAGGATAGCCCCTTCAATTGCTGTCGTGCCACCCCCACCTTCAAGCGAGCTCTTTATTCAGCCCAGCAGCAGGTTTAAGAAAAACTAG
- the LOC140946467 gene encoding stimulated by retinoic acid gene 6 protein-like, protein MAKLGDNFSGSSNDTGCTPAINERIFELGCLGPALAIIILLACLKRRKHFKLEYCNGYPGLLTPVNFLRGRHNRFTIATTFGATAVKCLELFFDEKGGIFIVGGPPWVKVFQGIVSILVYGILFYPLFACMTTDHRLIGSLVGFLYVTVWFSFRVAIDFQCATSYGSSSNELVTLTIIAELPVYLCLVFIVIRFAVLLCLEVQRKRFHSPRELDKRARGIAGDPEIVHVRKLLNPEPRVISEDVKWYMKAIYFFYKPRPDFKFSTHFISTLLVTGIVVFEVLVICIGVLDILKNFLTSKCSSDDCLELWDVVVGSLQAACIISALISAMMLVHFIKSHRDHVLQLYRGQITFYQGVYISPAKLVGRSLRFSGYQIAHTVAGYVVLAIFLAFVSTFLGFTFKYAKVFLTREMWEAYKQLIIAFIPTVSTVVFLMLFQLFLARFVFRNRDFPDITVTVDNRRLFSIVSYFFFFYNIIVGVFSCVMRILKGMILGIVFLSRIDRTSLMQGFQTWDQAFVAYLGFINVLVAHSHPVMLVFCQLLIKRNKDRGLEESLPQIQPLESDVESGEGSCYTRETRLPRMTCKAANRWHVAVTLLRNPSLIKYRKQGGQRVLYFENLGSINNDDLSALV, encoded by the exons ATGGCAAAATTGGGTGACAACTTTTCAGGGAGTTCCAACGACACAGG GTGCACCCCAGCCATAAATGAAAGGATCTTCGAACTCGGATGCCTTGGTCCTGCT CTTGCCATTATTATACTTTTGGCGTGCCTAAAGCGAAGAAAACATTTCAAACTTGAATACTGCAATGGATATCCTGGTCTCTTGac GCCAGTCAACTTCTTACGCGGTAGACACAACCGGTTTACCATTGCTACTACGTTTGGAGCTACTGCCGTTAAGTGTTTGGAACTTTTCTTTGATGAAAAGGGTGGGATATTTATCGTAGGAGGTCCTCCATGGGTGAAGG tttttcagggcatAGTAAGCATCCTTGTGTATGGAATTTTATTCTACCCACTGTTTGCTTGTATGACAACCGACCACAGGCTGATTGGGTCTCTCGTGGGATTTCTATACGTTACTGTATG gTTTTCGTTTAGAGTTGCAATTGATTTCCAGTGCGCCACCAGTTATGGA AGTAGTTCCAATGAGTTGGTGACGCTTACAATTATTGCGGAACTTCCAGTCTACCTTTGCCTCGTCTTTATTGTGATAAGGTTTGCTGTTCTGCTTTGCTTGGAGGTCCAAAGGAAACGGTTTCACTCCCCAAGGGAACTTGACAAG agAGCCAGAGGAATAGCCGGTGACCCGGAAATAGTGCACGTGAGGAAGTTATTGAATCCCGAGCCACGCGT TATTTCGGAAGACGTGAAATGGTACATGAAGGCGATTTACTTTTTCTACAAGCCGAGACCAG ATTTCAAATTCTCAACCCATTTTATATCTACTCTGCTGGTTACTGGAATAGTTGTTTTTGAG GTTTTGGTAATATGTATTGGAGTTCTTGATATTTTAAAGAACTTCTTAACGTCCAAATGTAGCAGCGATGACTGTTTGGAGTTATGGGACGTTGTTGTCG GTAGCCTTCAGGCAGCGTGCATTATCTCTGCCTTAATATCCGCCATGATGCTCGTACATTTTATAAAGAGCCATCG AGATCACGTGCTCCAGCTATATAGAGGTCAGATAACCTTTTACCAAGGTGTTTATATCTCCCCCGCAAAACTAGTG GGGAGAAGCCTCAGATTTTCTGGGTACCAGATTGCCCACACCGTGGCAG GTTACGTCGTCTTGGCAATTTTTTTGGCTTTCGTGAGCACTTTTCTTGGATTCACCTTCAAGTACGCGAAAGTTTTTTTGACTCGAGAGATGTGGGAAGCTTACAAGCAGCTGATAATTGCATTCAT ACCAACAGTGAGCACGGTTGTTTTCTTGATGTTGTTCCAGTTGTTCCTCGCTCGCTTCGTCTTCCGAAACAGAGATTTTCCAGACATAACTGTTACTGTGGATAACAG acgCTTGTTTTCCATTGTGTCatacttctttttcttctacaACATAATTGTTGGAGTGTTCTCTTGCGTCATGCGTATTTTGAAAGGAATGATTCTGGGAATTGTGTTTTTGTCTCGCATTGACCGGACATCGCTGATGCAGGGATTCCAAACTTGGGACCAGG CCTTCGTAGCGTACCTTGGATTTATCAACGTTCTTGTGGCGCACAGCCATCCCGTGATGCTCGTGTTCTGTCAACTGctaattaaaagaaataaagatcGCGGGCTCGAAGAGTCTCTTCCGCAAATCCAACCACTCGAATCTGATGTTGAGTCAGGAGAAGGGAGTT GTTACACTCGAGAGACTCGTCTTCCACGCATGACTTGTAAAGCAGCCAACCGCTGGCACGTCGCTGTGACACTGCTTCGTAACCCGTCTCTTATCAAATATCGAAAGCAGGGTGGCCAGAGAGTTCTGTATTTTGAGAACCTAGGAAGCATCAACAATGATGATTTAAGCGctcttgtttaa
- the LOC140946855 gene encoding uncharacterized protein isoform X2, with product MEKVTLWSDHIVRHFWHCCSLASEVEGNELEALKILKDTWISLLHHVCNQHEWADGHCDHKPITEENHQLPWFDRRSKEFEALQKIILDPDLLESFKYYTRFRKKVYKARKQLAAIDWNYHLDIPEQEDVLGEVAVTRKYNQRTKSWNVKIVKQAKDYGYIWMLLAKVFRLRVEDNENMQRAVPMEADDPRRIAPSIAVVPPPPSSELFIQPSSRFKKN from the exons ATGGAAAAAGTGACCCTTTGGTCTGACCACATTGTTAGACACTTTTGGCACTGTTGCAGTCTGGCATCTGAAGTGGAAGGCAATGAGCTAGAAGCTCTGAAGATATTGAAG GATACCTGGATCTCACTATTACACCATGTGTGCAATCAACATGAGTGGGCTGATGGCCATTGTGACCACAAGCCAATCACTGAGGAAAACCACCAGCTTCCATGGTTTGACAGGAGATCCAAAGAGTTTGAGGCACTGCAAAAAATTATCCTGGATCCTGACCTTCTTGAAAGTTTCAAGTACTACACCAGATTCAG GAAGAAAGTCTACAAAGCAAGAAAACAACTAGCTGCCATTGACTGGAACTATCACCTCGATATTCCTGAACAAGAAGATGTGCTAGGCGAGGTTGCTGTGACCCGGAAGTACAACCAAAGAACAAAGAGTTGGAATGTGAAAATTGTAAAGCAGGCCAAAGACTATGGTTATATTTGGATGCTTCTGGCTAAAGTGTTTCGTCTACGTGTGGAGGATAATGAAAATATGCAGAGGGCGGTCCCAATGGAAGCTGATGACCCAAGGAGGATAGCCCCTTCAATTGCTGTCGTGCCACCCCCACCTTCAAGCGAGCTCTTTATTCAGCCCAGCAGCAGGTTTAAGAAAAACTAG